Part of the Phycisphaerae bacterium RAS1 genome, TGCCGGTTGCTGTGCGTTCGGGTTGGCGTGGGTTGTTTGTGTGGTTTGAGCGGTTTTGGCGCGCAGCGCCCCCTTACCCCCGGTCGCGATTCGGGCTGTTGGGGGCTACGCCGGGGCGGGTCGCCGGGGCGGGCCGGTGCGTAGGCGGGCGAGGATGCGGGCGAATAGTTCGTGCAGGGGATAGGCGCTCGACAGGTGCAGCACGACTCGCCGAACGCTGGTGACGATCCGCGCGGCGACCTTGAAGAGCCTGAGCCGGATGGTGTCGGTCTGGGCCTGCGCCAGTTCGGTGTCGAGCAGCGCGGTGCGGCGCAGGTGCTCGACCAGCACGTAGGCGGCGCTCGACAGCAGCAGCCGGAATTGATTGGCGATGAACGCGTGGCAGCTGGTTCGGTCGGCGAACAGCATGAGCTGCTGCTCCTTGATGCGATTCTCCATCTCGCCGCGCTGCGTGTAGAGGTCGTCGTAGATCTGCTGCGGACGGCGATCGATGAGGTTGGTGACCACGAAGCGGACGTTCGGGCCTTGCGGCAGATGTTCGGCCTTCACGATCACGCGCCGCGCGCGATCCCAGGTCTGCGCGGCGTACTCGAATTCGTGGAAGTTGCGCACCTTCTGATTCGCGGCCTCGAATTGTGCCTGGGCCGCCGCCATCCACGGTGCGACCTGTTTTTCGAGCGTTTTGTTGCGCGCCAGGCCCAGCACGTACTGCACGTCGTGCCGGTCGCACCAGCGCATCAGCCGCCAGCGGCAGAAGCCCGAATCGCCGCGCACGATGATCCGCACCGCCGGCCAGACCTGCCGCAGCCGCGTCACCAGCAGCTTGAGAATCGCGGCGCTGTGCAGAGCCGCATCGATGTTGCTGGGCCGCAGATAGCTGACCAGCAGCCGATCGCCGCAGAACACGTACAGCGGCAAAAAGCAGTAGCAGTCGTAAAAGCCGTGAAAGAAGCGGCCGTCCTGTTTGCCATGCAGCGGGTCGTGCGTGGCGTCGAAGTCCAGCACCAGTTCCGCCGGGGGCGCGTCATACGACGCGATGAACTGCCCGACCAGCGCCGCCGCCAGACGCCCCAGCGCTTTGCGATCGACGCGATTCTCCAGCCGGCACAGCGTCGGCGCGCTGGCCAGCGGCGCCGCGGCGTCAGGCGTCTGCTCGGCCAGAACCGCAAACAGCGGATCGCTGCGCAGCGTGGCGTGATCGTTCAGATCTTCGTAGCCCAGCGCGATGCCGAAAATCCGCTGCGCCAACATCGTCCGCTGCGCATGCACAATCTTCGCCGGATCACGCGGATCAGTCAGACACCCGGCCAGCGCCTCGACCAGGCCCACACGCCGATCCACTTCCCGCAGCAGCAACCCGCCCGCATCCGTCGTGAGCCGCCCACCCGCAAAATCGCCCACAATCTTCTGCCGCCCCAGACTGGAAAACAGCAACCCCTGGCCGTTACACTCTGTCACACGTGGCCTCCTTGCCTGAACACTGGCGAACCTCTAGCAAGTCCCCAGTTTACAAGGCTTCGAGGCCATGTCTATTTCAACGCAGCAACGAACTGATGAAATATCCGGGCTAGCCACAAGGAAAAACAACGTGACCCCCGCGTGACGCTCCGCCGCCGTTCTCACCCTCATGGCAGGACCGGGACGCGAAGCCCGGCGATGCGAAGTGAGACGAGAACGCAGGAGCGAGCCATGACCTGGAAACTGAACAACCTGACCCTGAAGGCGGCGATGAGTGGAATGATGCTGATCGGACTGATCGTGAGCGGCCTGGGTACCGTGGGCTGCGACGAGATCAACCCGGCCCGGCTGGCTGAAATCTACGCCCTGAACGCCCCCAGCGCCGTGCAGGACGCCGTCGCCACCGACGATGACAAGATGGACTTCCGCAGCGGAGTCATCCGTGGCTCGCCCCCGCGCCGCTAAAGCGCGGACCGGTCGCCGGCGCGGCGCCCACAACAT contains:
- a CDS encoding Transposase DDE domain protein; the encoded protein is MTECNGQGLLFSSLGRQKIVGDFAGGRLTTDAGGLLLREVDRRVGLVEALAGCLTDPRDPAKIVHAQRTMLAQRIFGIALGYEDLNDHATLRSDPLFAVLAEQTPDAAAPLASAPTLCRLENRVDRKALGRLAAALVGQFIASYDAPPAELVLDFDATHDPLHGKQDGRFFHGFYDCYCFLPLYVFCGDRLLVSYLRPSNIDAALHSAAILKLLVTRLRQVWPAVRIIVRGDSGFCRWRLMRWCDRHDVQYVLGLARNKTLEKQVAPWMAAAQAQFEAANQKVRNFHEFEYAAQTWDRARRVIVKAEHLPQGPNVRFVVTNLIDRRPQQIYDDLYTQRGEMENRIKEQQLMLFADRTSCHAFIANQFRLLLSSAAYVLVEHLRRTALLDTELAQAQTDTIRLRLFKVAARIVTSVRRVVLHLSSAYPLHELFARILARLRTGPPRRPAPA